The Ochrobactrum sp. BTU1 region ATCGAAGCTTGCACCGGTGCCTTTCACCGGTAGCTGCTTTTGCGGCTCAAGGGCATACTGTGAAGAAAATAGCACCGCAGTATGTGAAGCCGTTTTAAAGGACCAGAAGAATGACGGCAACAATTCTCAGGCACTATGTATTGCCGTTCAACAGCCACATATGCGTTTCCTGCCGAAGAAATAGATCATCCAGCAGGACATTCAGGGCCTCCACAGGGCTCGGCAGAGGTTGGTCAATCATCGTGTCGCCCTAATCTCTCAGATGCGGGCCGTGCTTCAGCACACTGGTGAATAACGAGCCAATCCTTGAGAGGATGCGAATTGCAGGTTGAAGGTTGAAATGGAATGAACGGTCGAACCAGCACATACGGAACCTGTATTCTATAATGGCCGACAAGGTCTTCCATTTGTTGAGGCGTATGCGCGCGGATACCCCATTTGGACGCTTCGAAAATGATGACGCCGTATAGATGTTTGCAATCGACTCGCGTCAGACCGCTTCACCATCAAGCTTGCAAAGGGGAGCAGCCCATAGATGTAAAATGAAGTATTGCTCATTCCATGTTCGCGGAATCGCAAGAATTCGCGATTCGCTAAATCTGCTCTTCTTCATCAAAGAACTCCTCGATCAAAATGCCGAGAAAAGTTTATTTTCGAACCATGTTGATTGCGGGGGCTATTAACAGATGTCCGCGCGGGTAACATAGTCTGTTTTTCCAGGCAAAGCTGGCGCTCGCTGCGACCAGACGCGTGTGTAACTACCCCAGCAATTCGACGTACATGCCATTCAGACTAAACACTGGAAGGGCAACTCCTGGATTCCAGCTTTGCAAGCTAAGCTGGAAGCGGGAGTGATCGATTCGAAAATCGCCTCTTTAATACTACCATCCCGATGAGTAGGGGTCGGATTCATTCTGAAGCAAATACTCAGGGGAAGATCAAATACTGGTCCTTGTTACGCATGTTATTTCTAGTTGACGTCAGGTGGCAGGCATATTATCGCGATTTGGAATGAGTGTATACTGACGAATACTAGAATAGCTTGATTCCGTGGGTTCTATAAAAGGTAATAGCCGACCGGATAAAGACCTTAATGTGCCAAAATCCCTTCTTCGAGGCATTTCCGCCTGAGTGGATTACTTTGACACTGGGAACATAAGCTGTGTCGGCCAATTTACCAGATCTTAAAGAAAGATCAAAATCCTCAAAGTATAAAAAGAAATCATCATTGAAACCGTGTAAATCTATAAGTATTCTTGTTCTGAACATCATAAAACATCCGCTTACAATTGGCGAATTCCAGTAAATTTCGTCTTGGGTTTGAGTTTGCATTTCATAACGGGCCAGACGCGAAGAAAAAAGCGTGCGTATTCTAGCAGGTGCAAATCCCCTGAGTATTAAATCAAATACAGCCGGATAACGCTTGCAAAGATACTGTCTTTTTCCATCTGGCCAAGATGCATGGGGGCTTAATAAACCACAATTGTCGTTACTCTTCATAAATGCAAGGGCATTTACTAGAGCATCAGGAGCGAGTTGGATGTCCGGATTGAGTATAAGATGGAATTCGCCCATCTCTTTGTTAACAAGATTGTGTGCCCTCCCGAAACCAATATTGCCTTGCCCGTAGATCAGTTTGATTGGAAAATCTTCAAAATTGTGCTTGAGGAATGAGCTAACCTCATCGCTAGCGGAATTGTCAATGATGGTGACCGAAAATGATCCAATCGAGAATCCGTTCAATGCGACCTTCAGACTATTCAGGGTGTTCTCGAGTTCAATAAAATTCGGATTGTACGTAACAATTGAAATTGTCAGCAATGGCTGCTTATTGGTTTGTTGATCCGCGGTTGAAACAGTACTAGTCATTATTGAATGCTCAGTTCACTGGGTAGGGTTAGGTGGGAAATTTATCCCTGTGTTTTTGATGGGTCTGTACGCTGAGTAATTTAGTTATATCTCTGCGTTTATGCAGGTGTTGTCAAAACGAAGCCATCATGTTGGTCAATGATGTATCTACATGAAGGAAGCGAGGGATGTAAGATGTTAGAAAGTGAATTCGTATGAAGGGAATTATTCTCGCCGGTGGTAGTGGTACGAGATTGTATCCGCTGACAATTGCGGTTTCTAAGCAGATATTACCAATCTATGACAAACCTATGATCTATTACCCGCTCAGTGTTCTCATGCTGGCAGGAATTAGAGACATTCTGATTATCTCCACTCCACATGACCTGCCACTTTTTCAAAAGCTGCTTGGCGATGGAAGCGAATTCGGTATCAATTTTTCTTATGCTGAACAGGCACATCCTAACGGATTGGCTGAAGCGTTCATCATTGGTCGAGAATTCATCGGCGATGACAGTGTTGCTATGATCCTTGGTGACAATATCTACTTCGGAGATGGACTTTCAGAGCTATCGAAGCTTTCGTCGACTCCGATGAAAGGCGGTAGGGTTTTTGCTTATCGCGTGGATGATCCGCAGCGCTACGGTGTTGTTGAATTTGACAGTAAGACAGGTCAAGCAATCTCTATTGAGGAAAAGCCTGAGAAGCCAAAGTCGCACTGGGCCGTTACAGGTTTATATTTCTACGACAATCAGGTCGTCGACATTGCCCGGTCGATTAAACCCTCTGCTCGAGGTGAGTTAGAGATCACAACCGTCAATAATGTCTACCTGGAACGCGGTGAATTAAACGTTCAGCGGTTCGGACGTGGTTACGCTTGGTTGGATACAGGAACGCATGACAGTCTCCATGAGGCGTCTTCCTTCGTTCAAACCATCGAAAAGCGACAGGGTATTAAGATAGCTTGTCCCGAAGAAATCGGTTTGGATAAAGGCTGGCTCAACAGTGAAGCGGTCTTGGAGCGAGCGGCCAAGCTTGGCAAAACTGAATATGCGGCTTATCTGCGTCGGCGTGTTGATGAACTAGGAAAAGATTGATGGAAGTCCGCCCTTTAGACCTAGACGGTGTTTTTGAGATTGTCCCACGAAAGTTCGGAGATGATCGAGGATTCTTTTCAGAGACCTACAAGGTTTCAGCGCTGGCAGAGGCTGGTATTAATCTCAACTTCGTACAGGACAATCATTCGTTTTCAGCTGCGAAATCGGTGGTCAGAGGCCTGCATTATCAGCTTCCGCCGTTCGCACAGGATAAACTCGTCCGTGTCGTTCGTGGCGCAATCCTCGATGTGGCCGTCGATATCCGTAAAAGCTCACCTACTTTTGGAAAATGGGTTGCATTGGAGGTCTCGGCTGAAAAATGGAACCAGATTTTGGTGCCGAAAGGTTTCGCCCATGGTTTCATGACGCTCGTTGAGAACACTGAAGTTATTTATAAGGTGACTGATTATTATTCTCCCGAGCATGACCGCTCGATCAGATTTGATGACCCGGCTATTGGCATCGAGTGGCCACTTCCGACATCTAGCGTTCAGCTCTCCGATAAAGATCAAAAGGCGCCGCTTCTTGCCGATGCCGAAATATTTGCTTGAGGAAACGATATGAATATTCTCGTTACGGGCGGCGCTGGCTTCATTGGTTCGGCAGTGTGCCGGCATCTAGCGTCCGATCCTAAGATTAATGTCGTTAATTTCGATAAACTGACTTATGCGGGCAATCTCGCCTCGTTGCGTCAGATTGAAAATCATCCTAATTACAGCTTCCTTCAGGCTGACATCTGTGATGATACAAGTGTTTTAGAAGCCTTGCGGGCCAATGAAATCGATGTGGTCATGCATTTGGCTGCAGAAAGCCATGTTGATCGTTCCATTGATGGGCCAGGTGCGTTCATTGAAACAAATGTTGTCGGTACGTTCCGTCTTTTAAACGCAGCATTGGCTTACTGGCGCGAACTGCCAGAGCCACGCAAATCTGCGTTTCGGTTTCATCACATTTCGACAGATGAAGTGTTTGGCGATTTGCCGTTTGATAGCGGCATTTTCACTGAAGAAACGCCTTATAAGCCTTCTTCGCCATACTCTGCGTCTAAAGCAGCATCAGATCATCTTGTTCGCGCATGGCATGAGACTTATGGACTGCCGGTAGTGCTCACCAACTGTTCGAACAATTATGGACCGTTTCACTTCCCGGAAAAACTGATTCCGCTGGTCATTCTCAATGCACTAAACGAGAAGCCTCTGCCAGTTTACGGCGCAGGTGCGAATGTGCGTGATTGGCTTTATGTCGAAGATCATGCCCGCGCTCTGGCATTAGTTGCGACCACAGGAAAATTGGGTGAAAGTTACAATATCGGAGGTCGTGCGGAGCGCACGAACCTAAACGTCGTGGAAACGATCTGCGCTATTCTTGACAAGAAGCGTCCGCGCGCCAATGGCAACAGCTATGCTGATCTGATAACTTTTGTAACAGATCGTCCTGGTCACGATCGTCGCTATGCGATTGATGCGTCGAAGATTGAGCGTGATTTAGGCTGGAAGCCACAGGAGACCTTCGAGACAGGTCTCGAAAAAACTATTCAATGGTATCTTGATAATGCCTGGTGGTGGCAGCCGATCCGCAGCGGTACTTATACTGGCGAGCGCCTTGGCAGCACGTCAGCTAATGAGGCCACGGCATGAAAATCGTAATAACCGGGCGGGAGGGGCAGGTGGTCCAGAGCCTGCTCGAAAAGGCATCGCAATACCCTGGTCTCCAGGTGACTGCGCTCGGCCGTCCGGAGCTTGATCTGACAAAGCCGGACGCAGTACGCGATGCCATTGAGGCGATCAAGCCGGACTTTGTTGTCTCGGCCGCCGCTTATACAGCAGTGGATATGGCTGAAGACGAGCCAGAACTTGCCTTTGCAGTGAATGCCGCCGGGGCTGAAGCAGTCGCCGAGGCGGCTAAGACTTGTGGCGTTCCCGTCATCCATCTGTCGACCGATTATGTTTTTGCGGGGGACTCGAGTGAACCGTATGTAGAAACCGATATAACAGGACCTCGCAGCGCATATGGAAGTTCCAAGCTTGAAGGGGAGCGCTTGGTTGGATTAGCCAATCCAAAGCACATAATCTTGCGCACTGCGTGGGTCTATAGCCCCTTTGGCAAGAATTTCGTCAAAACGATGCTCAAACTGGCTGAGACACGCGACGCTCTCTCTGTGGTCTCTGATCAGTGGGGGAATCCAACTAGTGCGCTTGATATCGCCGACGCGATCATCACGGTGGCACAGCATCTGTCGGTAACGCCTGATTTTGCGTCGTACGGTGTGTATCACCTGGTCGGTACCGGTGACACCAATTGGAGTGACTTTGCACGCGCCGTTTTCACTGAAAGTGGAAAACGCGGCGGACCGACGGCTACAGTTGCAGACATTGCCACGGCTGATTACCCGACCAAGGCCGTTCGTCCAGCCAATTCGCGTCTTTCGACAACAAAATTCCAAGAGACCTTCCACTGGACAGTGCCTCATTGGCAATCGTCACTAAGGGACGTCGTCGCCAGGCTTGGCTAGAAATTGCAATGGAAAATCAATAACGTGGCATGCTTCAATGAGTGTTGCCACGTTCCTATTTGAATTGTGCGCACTACCCACGTTTGCTTTTTTAACTGAACTTTGTAGCGACGTGTGAAAAGTCTACCCAATTTCATTGTCAGAACTGGCACGGTTTTCGTGCCCTCCAATATTCCCAAAATCAGTTGTAGAGCCAGCTTTCGTTATGTAGCTTGGCCAAGGTATTAAATTTTCGAAATTGAAGATGTTCGCAGCGGGGTGGCGGAACGTGATAACTCTTGGGGGATCGCAATGTGATGATGATCTTTTTCCGGCAAACCGGCTTGTTCAGGCGGATATCGCACTAGT contains the following coding sequences:
- a CDS encoding glycosyltransferase gives rise to the protein MTSTVSTADQQTNKQPLLTISIVTYNPNFIELENTLNSLKVALNGFSIGSFSVTIIDNSASDEVSSFLKHNFEDFPIKLIYGQGNIGFGRAHNLVNKEMGEFHLILNPDIQLAPDALVNALAFMKSNDNCGLLSPHASWPDGKRQYLCKRYPAVFDLILRGFAPARIRTLFSSRLARYEMQTQTQDEIYWNSPIVSGCFMMFRTRILIDLHGFNDDFFLYFEDFDLSLRSGKLADTAYVPSVKVIHSGGNASKKGFWHIKVFIRSAITFYRTHGIKLF
- the rfbA gene encoding glucose-1-phosphate thymidylyltransferase RfbA gives rise to the protein MKGIILAGGSGTRLYPLTIAVSKQILPIYDKPMIYYPLSVLMLAGIRDILIISTPHDLPLFQKLLGDGSEFGINFSYAEQAHPNGLAEAFIIGREFIGDDSVAMILGDNIYFGDGLSELSKLSSTPMKGGRVFAYRVDDPQRYGVVEFDSKTGQAISIEEKPEKPKSHWAVTGLYFYDNQVVDIARSIKPSARGELEITTVNNVYLERGELNVQRFGRGYAWLDTGTHDSLHEASSFVQTIEKRQGIKIACPEEIGLDKGWLNSEAVLERAAKLGKTEYAAYLRRRVDELGKD
- the rfbC gene encoding dTDP-4-dehydrorhamnose 3,5-epimerase: MEVRPLDLDGVFEIVPRKFGDDRGFFSETYKVSALAEAGINLNFVQDNHSFSAAKSVVRGLHYQLPPFAQDKLVRVVRGAILDVAVDIRKSSPTFGKWVALEVSAEKWNQILVPKGFAHGFMTLVENTEVIYKVTDYYSPEHDRSIRFDDPAIGIEWPLPTSSVQLSDKDQKAPLLADAEIFA
- the rfbB gene encoding dTDP-glucose 4,6-dehydratase, translating into MNILVTGGAGFIGSAVCRHLASDPKINVVNFDKLTYAGNLASLRQIENHPNYSFLQADICDDTSVLEALRANEIDVVMHLAAESHVDRSIDGPGAFIETNVVGTFRLLNAALAYWRELPEPRKSAFRFHHISTDEVFGDLPFDSGIFTEETPYKPSSPYSASKAASDHLVRAWHETYGLPVVLTNCSNNYGPFHFPEKLIPLVILNALNEKPLPVYGAGANVRDWLYVEDHARALALVATTGKLGESYNIGGRAERTNLNVVETICAILDKKRPRANGNSYADLITFVTDRPGHDRRYAIDASKIERDLGWKPQETFETGLEKTIQWYLDNAWWWQPIRSGTYTGERLGSTSANEATA
- the rfbD gene encoding dTDP-4-dehydrorhamnose reductase — protein: MKIVITGREGQVVQSLLEKASQYPGLQVTALGRPELDLTKPDAVRDAIEAIKPDFVVSAAAYTAVDMAEDEPELAFAVNAAGAEAVAEAAKTCGVPVIHLSTDYVFAGDSSEPYVETDITGPRSAYGSSKLEGERLVGLANPKHIILRTAWVYSPFGKNFVKTMLKLAETRDALSVVSDQWGNPTSALDIADAIITVAQHLSVTPDFASYGVYHLVGTGDTNWSDFARAVFTESGKRGGPTATVADIATADYPTKAVRPANSRLSTTKFQETFHWTVPHWQSSLRDVVARLG